From Molothrus ater isolate BHLD 08-10-18 breed brown headed cowbird chromosome 8, BPBGC_Mater_1.1, whole genome shotgun sequence, a single genomic window includes:
- the SLC29A3 gene encoding LOW QUALITY PROTEIN: equilibrative nucleoside transporter 3 (The sequence of the model RefSeq protein was modified relative to this genomic sequence to represent the inferred CDS: deleted 1 base in 1 codon): MFPAAGRSLPDQEPLLEDAVGSGYSLQKPRDRWHGAYLIFFLLGIGSLLPWNFFITAKHYWRYKLQNCSDEPGPAGQAASDLRDYFESYISIASTIPSVLCLIGNFLLVNKVAASVRILSSLFVMLAVFLVITVLVKVDTSTWTTPFFTLTVGCVAVVSSASTVFSSSIFGLSSCFPMRNLQALLSGQAMGGTISAVASVIDLAAAADVTDSALAYFLTADIFIVLCIVVYLLLPRLEYSRYYLSSQKESPSLVTVPPDSSVEDQAEPGGPVSSSSFLTRSAGIPPLRPILQKTALLGFCLFYVFFISIIIFPSLSSNIESVSKASGSPWSTKYFTPLTCFLLYNFADWCGRQVTAWIQVPGPKSKLLPALVLLRTIFLPLFILSNYQPRAHIRTVLFNRDIYPVMFTALLGLSNGYLGTLVMVYGPKIVPKELAEAAGVVMSFYLVLGLALGSACAVFVVHLV; encoded by the exons ATGTTCCCAGCAGCCGGCCGCTCTCTGCCGGACCAGGAGCCCCTGCTGGAGGATGCCGTAGGGAGCGGGTACAGCCTGCAGAAGCCCAGGGACCGCTGGCACGGGGCCTACCTGATATTTTTCCTCCTGGGCATCgggtccctcctgccctggaatTTCTTCATCACGGCCAAACACTACTGGAGGTACAAGCTGCAGAACTGCTCGGAtgagcccggcccggcggggcagGCGGCCTCAGACCTGCGG GACTATTTTGAGAGTTACATCTCCATTGCCTCCACCATACCCTCGGTGCTGTGCCTGATTGGAAACTTCTTGCTTGTCAACAA ggtTGCTGCCAGTGTTCGGATCCTGTCGTCCCTCTTTGTCATGCTGGCTGTGTTCCTGGTGATCACAGTGCTGGTCAAGGTGGACACCTCCACCTGGACCACACCTTTCTTCACCCTCACTGTGGGCTGCGTGGCTGTGGTCAGCAGTGCCTCCACAGtcttctccagcagcatcttcggcctcagcagctgcttccccatGAGGaacctgcaggctctgctctcag GCCAGGCCATGGGTGGCACCATCAGCGCCGTGGCCTCTGTGATAGACCTGGCAGCGGCGGCCGACGTCACCGACAGCGCCCTGGCCTATTTCCTCACTGCTGACATCTTCATCGTCCTCTGCATCGTGGTGtacctgctgctgcccaggctggagtACTCCAG GTATTACCTGAGCAGCCAGAAGGAGAGCCCCTCTCTGGTCACTGTGCCCCCTGACAGCTCCGTGGAGgaccaggcagagccaggaggccCCGTgagctcctcctccttcctcacaAGGAGTGCTGGCATCCCCCCACTCCGCCCCATCCTGCAGAAGACCGCCCTCCTCGGCTTCTGCCTCTTCTATGTCTTCTTCATCTCCATCAtcatcttcccttccctctcctccaaCATCGAGTCTGTCAGCAAAGCCTCGGGGAGCCCGTGGAGCACCAAGTACTTCACACCACTCACCTGTTTCCTCCTGTACAACTTTGCTGACTGGTGTGGGAGGCAGGTCACTGCCTGGATCCAGGTGCCAGGCCCCAAGAGCAAACTGCTGCCTGCCCTTGTCCTCCTCAGAACCatcttcctccctctcttcaTCCTCAGCAACTACCAGCCCCGGGCTCACATCCGGACCGTGCTGTTCAACAGGGACATCTAC CCTGTGATgttcacagccctgctggggctcagcaatGGCTACCTGGGCACTCTGGTCATGGTCTACGGCCCCAAAATCGTGCCCAAAGAGCTGGCTGAGGCAGCAGGGGTGGTGATGTCCTTTTacctggtgctggggctggctctgggctctgcctgtgctgtttTTGTGGTGCACCTTGTGTAG